In a genomic window of Chrysemys picta bellii isolate R12L10 chromosome 1, ASM1138683v2, whole genome shotgun sequence:
- the LOC135981671 gene encoding olfactory receptor 51G2-like, whose product MAFDHFITIRDPLRYASILTLPRIGKVGLVCVLRGVAVMLPLPILLQWFQYCRSNVLSHCYFINQDVMKVACSDIRVNSIYGLSVTLWIVGLDSLLIFLSYVMILKTVLSITSQAECFRALNTCVSHLCTILLFYTPIIGLSLLHRFGDGFSPLLQILLGYISLLVPPLMNPLTYRVKSKHLRARIIRVFVK is encoded by the coding sequence atggcctttgaccACTTTATCACGATCCGTGACCCGctgagatatgcttccatcttaacccTGCCAAGAATAGGCAAGGTGGGACTGGTGTGTGTGCTAAGAGGGGTGGCTGTAATGCTCCCACTCCCTATTCTCCTTCAATGGTTCCAATATTGTCGAtccaatgtcctctcccattgcTACTTCATAAACCAGGACGTCATGAAGGTGGCTTGTTCGGATATCAGAGTAAACAGCATCTATGGCTTGTCTGTTACTCTCTGGATCGTGGGGTTGGACTCGCTGCTCATCTTtctctcttatgtgatgatcctcaaaacagtgctgagtaTCACATCCCAGGCAGAGTGCTtcagggccctgaacacctgcgtGTCCCACCTTTGCACCATCCTCCTCTTCTACACACCAATAATTGGCCTGTCTCTGTTACACAGATTTGGGGATGGCTtttctcccttgcttcagattcTCCTGGGCTACATTTCCCTGCTCGTCCCTCCCCTGATGAATCCCCTTACATACAgagtgaaaagcaaacaccttcgtgcGAGGATAATCAGGGTGTTCGTCAAGTGA